GCCGGCAGCTTCTCACACCCCGATGAAGATCGGCAGCGCTTCGGGGTGGTGGGCATGGACGATCGTGAGGAAGACGAGAGCGTCGAAGAGCAGATGCACGGTCACTGTGTAGGGCAGCGACTTCGTGCGGGTGAAGATATAAGCCTGCACGAGCGCGAACGGGATCGTCAGCACCGGACCGATCGACCGGTAGCCGAGTTCCCACAGGAAGGACACGAAGATCACGCTGGTGAACACATTCGCCGTCCAGAAGGCGAAGTGCTTGCGCAGCAGCGCGAATACCGTGCAGATGAAGAACAGCTCGTCCCAGATGCCGACGGCGTTGACGCCGAAGAACAGTCGGATGATCTCCGACCAGCTCTCGAGCGGAGGCCAATTGAGATAGACACCGGTGCGCATGAAGTACTGGGGGAGGACCAGCCAGGCCACGACGACGACGAACAGCAGCCACGCCCATTCCAGACGCGACCACCTCTGCCCGCGTCGCAGCGGGAAGACGATCGTCCGATCCTTCAACCCGTACCGGGTGATCAGCCAGGGCCCGATGACCACCGCGGACAGGACGACGCCCATGCGCGCGATATTGGACCATGATATGTCGGCCTCCACAGAGATCGCGGAGATGAGCCCCAGACAGCCGGCGATGATGGTGAGGTCCCGTGCGA
The Brevibacterium marinum genome window above contains:
- a CDS encoding CPBP family intramembrane glutamic endopeptidase, producing the protein MDTRIRHEPGPRRFDLFSRPGLAASLLALSAFGLFALGTSFPEVRSLGYVPMVLSLIIAWIADREFARDLTIIAGCLGLISAISVEADISWSNIARMGVVLSAVVIGPWLITRYGLKDRTIVFPLRRGQRWSRLEWAWLLFVVVVAWLVLPQYFMRTGVYLNWPPLESWSEIIRLFFGVNAVGIWDELFFICTVFALLRKHFAFWTANVFTSVIFVSFLWELGYRSIGPVLTIPFALVQAYIFTRTKSLPYTVTVHLLFDALVFLTIVHAHHPEALPIFIGV